The Mytilus trossulus isolate FHL-02 chromosome 3, PNRI_Mtr1.1.1.hap1, whole genome shotgun sequence genome contains a region encoding:
- the LOC134711627 gene encoding cytosolic phospholipase A2-like isoform X4 translates to MDRKDITDAIPFPFYWKGWKPQSSPVRKVPSYSVNNRKEEPVLSPRSKEKKMSFSRVFDPYQVFEVEHRPCLILTVKVVRGKNITHGWMDYVDTPDPYIILNVKTSPEGRRRTETKDNEVNPVWNEEFTFLIDDRETNKLQMILMEANYGNLDQVIGEVYFDLKELPIKTRVNKIFSFNEKSEVEFEFETHFDENPTLRYSLCLCDEEKEFIEHRTEKVMKTMKDLLGDKAPETREETPRIAVIGSGGGFRAMVGMSGVLKALADSKILDCVTFLGGLSGSSWYISTLYSHKDWPTMNPGAMQEELKNNIDSSLLWLLTPFGIKRYIDRILVKRQNGQPVSFTDIFGHLVGETLVKDRLHTKLTDLQDKIAGGAAPMPLMTCVNVKADRSARSFHEWVEFNPFEIGMPKYGTFMKTELFGSKFFMGKLCTEYEEQPLHFLQGIWGSAFCILFKRLLDDNKKLDPVEMIRQEMVKQIEQSREDESSDSSDESDETEVEEKPRSSRQFTFDVPETNGTKENGQAPKRQSTKRRTKQKGYWNNFLSNILENKRFEVLNTRAGRAGVVHNFMRGLSLTKTFPLSPFTPDTANKDTDDFDGIHELHPTNVKHLYMVDAGLTFNSPFPLVLRPQRAVDIILSFDFSARPGDQSPPFKEILLAEKWARLNKLPFPPIDVTVFDREGMKELYIFKHPTDPHCPVVLHFVLVNIDFREFTKPGVRRTAEEKEFADFDIFDDPATPYSTFNFKYTHDAFEKLSKLTEFNTLANIDAIKTAMLNTIEKKRTTPPKIPIQLNEVSRLRRVSKKNKAKLSRYLSRLSSCRDSRTSVTIEEEEENDENGHRKISKTVSDAPIICKKPGLERKMAVSERKRRTNKSIGGLGGLSSPREEDESDELDSSNASVKLRTLGGRKRKDGTFHDAHDHWSMNRCNSIQSDEEDDQFYSMASS, encoded by the exons gtagAACATCGACCATGTTTAATACTCACCGTCAAGGTTGTCAGAGGCAAAAATATAACACATGGATGGATGGACTAcg TTGATACACCCGACCCTTATATTATACTAAATGTGAAGACCTCACCAGAGGGTCGTCGTCGGACTGAAACAAAGGATAATGAAGTAAATCCAGTATGGAACGAAGAATTCACATTTCTCATAGATGATAGAGAAACTAATAAACTAC AAATGATATTAATGGAGGCGAATTACGGAAATCTTGACCAAGTAATTGGAGAGGTATACTTTGATCTCAAGGAACTTCCAATAAAAACCAGagtcaacaaaatattttcatttaatgag aAATCTGAAGTAGAATTTGAGTTTGAAACACACTTCGA TGAGAATCCAACTCTGCGATACAGTTTATGTTTGTGTGACGAAGAAAAAGAGTTCATAGAACACAGAACCGAGAAAGTAATGAAAACAATGAAGGATTTGCTGGGAGATAAAGCGCCAGAAACCAGAGAGGAG ACGCCGAGAATCGCTGTTATTGGTTCAGGTGGTGGTTTTAGGGCTATGGTTGGTATGAGTGGTGTCCTCAAAGCCCTAGCTGATTCTAAAATATTGGACTGTGTCACATTTTTAGGTGGACTGTCAGGATCTTCTTG GTACATCTCTACCTTATATTCACACAAAGACTGGCCAACAATGAACCCTGGTGCTATGCAAGAAGAACTAAAAAACAATATAGATTCTAGTCTTCTATGGTTACTTACACCATTTGGTATAAAACGTTACATTGATCGGATACTTGTTAAACGTCAAAATGGGCAACCAGTCAGCTTCACAGATATATTTGGACACTTAGTTGGAGAAACATTGGTAAAAGAT AGGTTGCATACAAAACTTACAGACTTACAAGACAAAATAGCAGGCGGAGCAGCACCAATGCCTTTAATGACATGTGTTAACGTAAAAGCAGATAGATCTGCTAGAAGTTTTCACG AATGGGTCGAGTTTAATCCTTTTGAAATTGGTATGCCAAAATATGGTACATTTATGAAAACAGAATTGTTTGGAAGTAAATTTTTCATGGGAAAGTTATGTACTGAATACGAAGAACAACCACTGCATTTTTTACAAG GCATTTGGGGCAGTGCCTTCTGCATTTTATTCAAACGTTTATTAGATGACAATAAAAAGCTTGACCCTGTGGAAATGATCAGACAAGAAATGG TTAAGCAGATCGAGCAAAGCAGGGAGGATGAAAGTAGTGACAGTAGTGATGAAAGCGACGAAACAGAAGTAGAGGAAAAACCTCGGAGTTCTCGACAGTTTACATTTGACGTACCAGAAACTAATGGGACTAAAGAGAATGGTCAAGCACCAAAACGACAATCCACAAAACGAAGAACTAAACAAAAGGGTTATTGGAATAATTTTCTCAGCAATATTTTGGAAAa CAAACGTTTTGAAGTGTTGAACACCAGAGCAGGACGAGCTGGTGTAGTACATAATTTCATGAGAGGATTGTCACTCACCAAAACCTTCCCATTGTCTCCTTTTACTCCGGATACTGCAAACAAAGATACTG ATGATTTTGATGGAATCCATGAACTGCATCCAACCAAtgttaaacatttgtatatGGTTGATGCAGGATTAACGTTTAACTCACCCTTCCCTCTTGTCCTGAGACCACAGAGAGCTGTAGATATCATTCTATCCTTTGATTTTAGTGCCAGGCCTGGAGATCAGTCACCACCATTTAAg gaaattctGCTGGCAGAAAAATGGGCAAGACTTAATAAATTACCTTTCCCGCCAATTGATGTCACCGTGTTTGATAGAGAAGGAATGAAAGAGTTGTACATATTTAAGCACCCAACTGATCCTCATTGTCCCGTAGTGTTACATTTTGTCCTAGTGAATATAGACTTCAGAGAATTCACAAAACCTG gTGTCCGAAGAACAGCGGAGGAAAAAGAATTTGCCgattttgacatatttgacgACCCTGCAACACCatattcaacatttaatttcaaatatacacATGATGcttttgaaaaattgtcaaaattaacAGAATTCAATACATTGGCCAATATTGACGCAATCAAGACAGCAATGCTgaatacaattgaaaaaaagagaaCAACTCCCCCAAAGATTCCAATACAACTAAATGAAGTGAGTAGATTGCGAAGGGTTAGCAAGAAAAATAAGGCGAAATTGAGTAGGTATTTATCAAGGTTGTCGTCATGTCGGGACAGTCGAACAAGTGTCACGATTGAAGAAGAGGAGGAAAACGATGAAAATGGACATAGAAAGATATCAAAAACAGTCAGTGATGCTCCGATAATTTGCAAGAAGCCTGGTCTTGAAAGAAAAATGGCAGTATCGGAAAGAAAAAGGAGAACAAACAAGAGCATAGGAGGACTTGGTGGTTTATCATCACCGAGAGAAGAGGATGAATCCGACGAATTAGACTCTAGTAATGCTTCGGTGAAACTAAGAACACTTGGGGGACGAAAACGAAAAGATGGTACATTTCACGATGCTCATGATCACTGGTCAATGAATAGGTGCAATTCTATTCAATCAGACGAAGAAGATGATCAGTTTTATTCAATGGCAAGTTCGTGA
- the LOC134711627 gene encoding cytosolic phospholipase A2-like isoform X2, protein MNSMGVSPRVKDITDAIPFPFYWKGWKPQSSPVRKVPSYSVNNRKEEPVLSPRSKEKKMSFSRVFDPYQVFEVEHRPCLILTVKVVRGKNITHGWMDYVDTPDPYIILNVKTSPEGRRRTETKDNEVNPVWNEEFTFLIDDRETNKLQMILMEANYGNLDQVIGEVYFDLKELPIKTRVNKIFSFNEKSEVEFEFETHFDENPTLRYSLCLCDEEKEFIEHRTEKVMKTMKDLLGDKAPETREETPRIAVIGSGGGFRAMVGMSGVLKALADSKILDCVTFLGGLSGSSWYISTLYSHKDWPTMNPGAMQEELKNNIDSSLLWLLTPFGIKRYIDRILVKRQNGQPVSFTDIFGHLVGETLVKDRLHTKLTDLQDKIAGGAAPMPLMTCVNVKADRSARSFHEWVEFNPFEIGMPKYGTFMKTELFGSKFFMGKLCTEYEEQPLHFLQGIWGSAFCILFKRLLDDNKKLDPVEMIRQEMVKQIEQSREDESSDSSDESDETEVEEKPRSSRQFTFDVPETNGTKENGQAPKRQSTKRRTKQKGYWNNFLSNILENKRFEVLNTRAGRAGVVHNFMRGLSLTKTFPLSPFTPDTANKDTDDFDGIHELHPTNVKHLYMVDAGLTFNSPFPLVLRPQRAVDIILSFDFSARPGDQSPPFKEILLAEKWARLNKLPFPPIDVTVFDREGMKELYIFKHPTDPHCPVVLHFVLVNIDFREFTKPGVRRTAEEKEFADFDIFDDPATPYSTFNFKYTHDAFEKLSKLTEFNTLANIDAIKTAMLNTIEKKRTTPPKIPIQLNEVSRLRRVSKKNKAKLSRYLSRLSSCRDSRTSVTIEEEEENDENGHRKISKTVSDAPIICKKPGLERKMAVSERKRRTNKSIGGLGGLSSPREEDESDELDSSNASVKLRTLGGRKRKDGTFHDAHDHWSMNRCNSIQSDEEDDQFYSMASS, encoded by the exons gtagAACATCGACCATGTTTAATACTCACCGTCAAGGTTGTCAGAGGCAAAAATATAACACATGGATGGATGGACTAcg TTGATACACCCGACCCTTATATTATACTAAATGTGAAGACCTCACCAGAGGGTCGTCGTCGGACTGAAACAAAGGATAATGAAGTAAATCCAGTATGGAACGAAGAATTCACATTTCTCATAGATGATAGAGAAACTAATAAACTAC AAATGATATTAATGGAGGCGAATTACGGAAATCTTGACCAAGTAATTGGAGAGGTATACTTTGATCTCAAGGAACTTCCAATAAAAACCAGagtcaacaaaatattttcatttaatgag aAATCTGAAGTAGAATTTGAGTTTGAAACACACTTCGA TGAGAATCCAACTCTGCGATACAGTTTATGTTTGTGTGACGAAGAAAAAGAGTTCATAGAACACAGAACCGAGAAAGTAATGAAAACAATGAAGGATTTGCTGGGAGATAAAGCGCCAGAAACCAGAGAGGAG ACGCCGAGAATCGCTGTTATTGGTTCAGGTGGTGGTTTTAGGGCTATGGTTGGTATGAGTGGTGTCCTCAAAGCCCTAGCTGATTCTAAAATATTGGACTGTGTCACATTTTTAGGTGGACTGTCAGGATCTTCTTG GTACATCTCTACCTTATATTCACACAAAGACTGGCCAACAATGAACCCTGGTGCTATGCAAGAAGAACTAAAAAACAATATAGATTCTAGTCTTCTATGGTTACTTACACCATTTGGTATAAAACGTTACATTGATCGGATACTTGTTAAACGTCAAAATGGGCAACCAGTCAGCTTCACAGATATATTTGGACACTTAGTTGGAGAAACATTGGTAAAAGAT AGGTTGCATACAAAACTTACAGACTTACAAGACAAAATAGCAGGCGGAGCAGCACCAATGCCTTTAATGACATGTGTTAACGTAAAAGCAGATAGATCTGCTAGAAGTTTTCACG AATGGGTCGAGTTTAATCCTTTTGAAATTGGTATGCCAAAATATGGTACATTTATGAAAACAGAATTGTTTGGAAGTAAATTTTTCATGGGAAAGTTATGTACTGAATACGAAGAACAACCACTGCATTTTTTACAAG GCATTTGGGGCAGTGCCTTCTGCATTTTATTCAAACGTTTATTAGATGACAATAAAAAGCTTGACCCTGTGGAAATGATCAGACAAGAAATGG TTAAGCAGATCGAGCAAAGCAGGGAGGATGAAAGTAGTGACAGTAGTGATGAAAGCGACGAAACAGAAGTAGAGGAAAAACCTCGGAGTTCTCGACAGTTTACATTTGACGTACCAGAAACTAATGGGACTAAAGAGAATGGTCAAGCACCAAAACGACAATCCACAAAACGAAGAACTAAACAAAAGGGTTATTGGAATAATTTTCTCAGCAATATTTTGGAAAa CAAACGTTTTGAAGTGTTGAACACCAGAGCAGGACGAGCTGGTGTAGTACATAATTTCATGAGAGGATTGTCACTCACCAAAACCTTCCCATTGTCTCCTTTTACTCCGGATACTGCAAACAAAGATACTG ATGATTTTGATGGAATCCATGAACTGCATCCAACCAAtgttaaacatttgtatatGGTTGATGCAGGATTAACGTTTAACTCACCCTTCCCTCTTGTCCTGAGACCACAGAGAGCTGTAGATATCATTCTATCCTTTGATTTTAGTGCCAGGCCTGGAGATCAGTCACCACCATTTAAg gaaattctGCTGGCAGAAAAATGGGCAAGACTTAATAAATTACCTTTCCCGCCAATTGATGTCACCGTGTTTGATAGAGAAGGAATGAAAGAGTTGTACATATTTAAGCACCCAACTGATCCTCATTGTCCCGTAGTGTTACATTTTGTCCTAGTGAATATAGACTTCAGAGAATTCACAAAACCTG gTGTCCGAAGAACAGCGGAGGAAAAAGAATTTGCCgattttgacatatttgacgACCCTGCAACACCatattcaacatttaatttcaaatatacacATGATGcttttgaaaaattgtcaaaattaacAGAATTCAATACATTGGCCAATATTGACGCAATCAAGACAGCAATGCTgaatacaattgaaaaaaagagaaCAACTCCCCCAAAGATTCCAATACAACTAAATGAAGTGAGTAGATTGCGAAGGGTTAGCAAGAAAAATAAGGCGAAATTGAGTAGGTATTTATCAAGGTTGTCGTCATGTCGGGACAGTCGAACAAGTGTCACGATTGAAGAAGAGGAGGAAAACGATGAAAATGGACATAGAAAGATATCAAAAACAGTCAGTGATGCTCCGATAATTTGCAAGAAGCCTGGTCTTGAAAGAAAAATGGCAGTATCGGAAAGAAAAAGGAGAACAAACAAGAGCATAGGAGGACTTGGTGGTTTATCATCACCGAGAGAAGAGGATGAATCCGACGAATTAGACTCTAGTAATGCTTCGGTGAAACTAAGAACACTTGGGGGACGAAAACGAAAAGATGGTACATTTCACGATGCTCATGATCACTGGTCAATGAATAGGTGCAATTCTATTCAATCAGACGAAGAAGATGATCAGTTTTATTCAATGGCAAGTTCGTGA